A stretch of Flavobacterium sp. N1994 DNA encodes these proteins:
- a CDS encoding T9SS type B sorting domain-containing protein, with the protein MKKIYCYLLIFSLFSINNIFSQGASCGASTAFCAGGSALTFPNSTGTTAQTDVNYDCLGTQPNPAWFYMQIGLAGNIDFHISQVDNGGTPRDVDFIAWGPFTTPACGPANLNPSSEVACSYSIAADEFFTIPNAQVGEIYVVLLTNYHGTAGHITLTQTNTGQASAGATDCNIICPLDVPNQVICSGGQAILTANIVGATSYQWSSSVTGPIAGNTQSITVTQPGTYTVVVNKPGCVANSTDTATVSFNAPPPINPPSNLSQCNNIPNFNLTQNSTSIFTGTGLNPGDYDISYHHTANDAQLTSNPIANPAAYAATCGETIYLSITDNSASSSGCTSVFPFTIGCTVCTIQPAPTPNLVVCDDPSNDGIATFDFTPQTAIALGGNPPANYTVTYHLSQAAADADTGAINPINSFNNTSNPQTIYIRLEENANHATYGTGNFQLIVNPLPTATISGTTAVCQNTPNPSITFTGANGIAPYTFTYLDPALVSHTITTTVGNSVTLPVSTSTAGTFTYQLVSVSSSSTPACSQPQVGSATITVNPIPTATITGTTAVCQNTSNPVITWTGANGTAPYTFTYLDPASVSHTITTTVGNSVTLPVSTATAGTFTYQLVSVLDSGSTLCSPAQVGSATVTVNPIPTATISGTTTVCQNSSSPSITFTGANGIAPYTFTYLDPALVSHTITTTVGNSVTLPVSTSTAGTFTYQLVSVSSSSTPACSQPQVGSATITVNPLPTATITGTTAVCQNTSNPVITWTGANGTAPYTFTYLDPAAVSHTITTTVGNSVTLPVSTATAGTFTYQLVSVSDSGSTLCSQAQVGSATVTVNPLPTATISGTTTVCQNSSSPSITFTGANGIAPYTFTYLDPALGSQTITTTVGNSVTLPVSTTIAGTFTYQLVSVAGSGTPVCSQPQVGSVTVTINPLSTATISGTTAVCQNAPSPLITFTGSNGVAPYTFTYLDPSGVSQTISTTSGNSVTLPVSTSTGGVFTYQLVSVSSSTTPACSQPQLGSVTITVNTLPTATISGTTSVCLNSTSPQISFTGANGTPPYTFTYSINNVLQPTVQTSGGNNVLLINAPTSTAGTFIYDLKSVQDASSTTCSQVQTGSATITVNVAPTINTPTDYVVCDDSLNNDGIYCFTLTTKDIEISTNPNVVITYHETPTNAQTGANPLTSPYCNINNAGFQTIYVRAYNLGSPSCYSTTSFNLIVNPIPLPNPNITDYLLCDINNPGDGVEVFDLGTKSLEVANGQLGVTVSYYETLADAQAQTNALPNFYSNISNPQKIWINISDNITGCNTTGFFNLIVNPLPVAVLPQPIFQCSNGISPTAVFNLTVNEGTVTGGVTGVTVTYYHSLADAQTLTNPIPTPQTYLGFDTEIVYIRVENNATGCYATTTQLLRVTQGPVAITPTPLQICDPNNDGFGTFNLTDATNEITGTPPGAPLPLGVSVTYHETPDDALIGANPLPSSYTNIQPNTQTIYVRVFYTLTGCANYVQLQLIVNKTPVATQPTPYALCDYTGAVGFETFDLTTKINEILGSINPALTSVSFYTSQPDADAGTNAITSISSYVNASPNTQTLYVRVETIATGCYDVVTLQLVVNPIPNSLQPNYPQYSLCDVDQSNIGFETFDLGSKINDILLGQTGMTVRFYISLGDAQNGTNEITNLLYQNQIQYVQTLGISITNNATGCSVISTMDIRVEPLPSLIPPTQPYTLCDDDQDGFTTFDLTSLLPGLLNSITTYTVSFHETPQDAASNGTTIPNPAQYININPFVQIIYARAEDNLTHCVSVIPIELDVNPSPKTPVSLVDITVCDTDNNPQDASTRVDLTQLTASVLSQQPLPATAYSVTYYTSLAIAQVGTAPIIPDTNYVGSNGQTIWVRVENNVTHCYNIGTFLLHINTPLLLTTPTPLSLCDDDANPNNQYHTFDLTVKNAQITQGLLGYTVTYYPSLLEAQTHTNPITTPTAYQNDLLHPAVQTLGVVVSSPAPANCESITTLDIRVLPIPTPNTNPAALAPKCDDNNPGDMLEYFDLTVNESYIRNNDPNLSFHYFPTQADAENNIVANEILTPTNALVGTNVWIRVENTRVDYQGNHCYVLVEQALKVNPLPTVVQPLAPYRVCDNDTDGLAPFDLTNPLLAPQILGAAQATTDFTISYYLTAAGANPLTNTGQLPLVSPYTNVTANSQNIYIRVVNNTTGCTNTGVLTLAVEQYATATGPQTFAECDNYNDPYDGIHQIDLTQYATAILNGQSPTVFLVSYYTSLADATAGTNALTLAQAQAYQTDPDTDTIWVKVENSSNTITPLCYAITTIDITVERYPNPIIVTNNGVNTICVDFDTNAVVRPLTLDSGIANPGNYTFEWFEDAATTPIAGATGPTYTVNTSSATGATRNYTVHVTSNSTLACDTTSASFAVIQSGQASIPTGTIGYTVTNAFTEQQIITVLIQGYGTYEYSLDDGPRQASTIFDSVSLGTHVIHVWDTEGGIAYSCEELVIEDVQIIDYPHYFTPNGDGIHDTWNIVGLGGQPDARIYIFDRYGKLLKQISSTGDGWDGTFNGHLLPSDDYWFSVDYIENATAKQFKAHFTLKR; encoded by the coding sequence ATGAAAAAAATTTATTGCTATCTACTTATATTTAGTTTATTCTCAATAAATAATATATTTTCTCAAGGGGCTAGTTGTGGCGCTTCAACCGCATTTTGCGCAGGGGGCTCAGCCTTAACCTTCCCTAATTCTACCGGTACAACAGCTCAAACAGATGTAAATTATGATTGTCTTGGAACGCAACCCAATCCAGCTTGGTTTTACATGCAGATTGGTTTAGCAGGTAATATAGACTTTCATATTTCACAAGTGGACAATGGAGGAACGCCTCGTGATGTTGATTTTATTGCATGGGGCCCTTTTACAACTCCAGCTTGTGGTCCAGCAAATTTGAACCCTTCATCAGAAGTAGCTTGTAGTTATTCAATAGCCGCAGATGAATTTTTTACAATTCCCAATGCCCAAGTGGGAGAAATTTATGTTGTATTATTGACCAATTATCATGGAACTGCAGGACATATTACCTTAACACAAACCAACACTGGTCAAGCTAGTGCTGGTGCTACAGATTGTAATATTATTTGTCCATTGGATGTTCCTAATCAAGTAATTTGTTCAGGTGGTCAAGCTATTTTAACAGCAAACATTGTGGGAGCTACAAGCTATCAATGGTCTTCATCAGTAACGGGTCCTATTGCTGGAAATACACAATCTATTACTGTTACTCAACCTGGTACCTATACTGTAGTTGTGAATAAACCAGGTTGTGTAGCCAATTCCACTGATACTGCAACGGTTTCTTTTAATGCCCCCCCACCAATTAATCCGCCTTCTAATTTAAGTCAATGTAATAACATTCCTAATTTTAATCTAACACAAAACTCAACAAGTATTTTTACTGGGACGGGTTTAAATCCCGGAGATTATGATATTTCTTACCATCATACTGCTAATGATGCGCAACTAACATCAAATCCTATAGCAAATCCCGCTGCATATGCTGCTACTTGTGGAGAAACGATTTATTTGTCAATAACAGATAATAGTGCCTCATCAAGTGGTTGTACTTCTGTTTTCCCATTTACAATTGGTTGTACTGTTTGTACTATTCAGCCTGCACCAACACCAAACCTTGTTGTTTGTGATGACCCTTCTAATGATGGAATTGCCACTTTTGATTTTACGCCTCAGACAGCTATAGCCTTAGGAGGCAATCCTCCAGCCAATTATACTGTTACCTATCATTTAAGTCAAGCAGCTGCCGATGCCGATACAGGTGCAATTAACCCCATAAACTCTTTTAATAATACTTCAAATCCACAGACGATTTACATCAGATTAGAAGAAAATGCAAACCATGCTACTTATGGTACTGGAAATTTTCAATTAATAGTAAATCCATTGCCAACGGCAACAATTTCTGGAACTACTGCTGTATGTCAAAACACACCAAATCCTTCAATTACATTTACAGGAGCCAATGGAATTGCACCATACACCTTTACTTATTTAGATCCAGCTTTGGTTTCTCATACTATTACAACAACAGTTGGGAATAGTGTTACATTACCAGTATCAACTTCTACGGCTGGCACATTTACATACCAATTAGTGAGTGTTTCAAGTTCCAGCACACCAGCTTGTTCACAACCTCAAGTTGGTTCTGCAACAATTACAGTAAATCCTATACCAACAGCAACTATTACAGGAACTACGGCCGTTTGTCAAAATACATCAAATCCAGTAATAACGTGGACAGGCGCTAATGGAACTGCACCTTATACCTTTACTTATTTAGACCCAGCTTCGGTTTCTCATACCATAACAACTACGGTTGGAAATAGCGTGACACTTCCGGTTTCTACTGCAACTGCTGGGACTTTTACTTACCAATTAGTTAGTGTTTTAGATTCAGGATCTACTCTTTGTTCACCAGCACAAGTTGGCTCTGCAACAGTTACAGTTAATCCGATTCCAACTGCTACCATATCTGGAACAACCACTGTTTGTCAAAATTCTTCAAGTCCTTCAATTACATTTACAGGAGCCAATGGAATTGCACCATACACCTTTACTTATTTAGATCCAGCTTTAGTTTCTCATACTATAACAACAACAGTTGGAAATAGTGTTACATTGCCAGTATCTACTTCTACGGCTGGCACATTCACATACCAATTAGTGAGTGTTTCAAGTTCCAGTACACCAGCTTGTTCTCAACCTCAAGTTGGTTCTGCAACAATTACAGTCAATCCTCTACCAACGGCAACTATTACAGGGACTACGGCTGTTTGTCAAAATACATCAAATCCAGTAATAACGTGGACAGGAGCTAATGGGACGGCACCTTATACCTTTACTTATTTAGATCCAGCTGCAGTTTCTCATACCATAACAACTACGGTCGGAAATAGCGTGACACTTCCAGTTTCTACTGCAACTGCTGGGACTTTTACTTATCAATTAGTTAGTGTTTCAGATTCAGGATCTACTCTTTGTTCACAAGCACAAGTTGGCTCTGCAACAGTTACAGTTAATCCGCTTCCAACTGCTACCATATCTGGAACAACCACTGTTTGTCAAAATTCTTCAAGTCCTTCAATTACATTTACAGGAGCCAATGGAATTGCACCGTATACTTTTACTTATTTAGATCCAGCTTTGGGTTCACAAACAATTACAACTACAGTTGGAAATAGTGTAACACTTCCAGTATCAACTACTATAGCAGGAACATTTACATACCAATTAGTTAGTGTAGCTGGCTCTGGAACACCAGTTTGCTCACAACCACAAGTTGGTTCTGTTACTGTTACTATTAATCCTTTGTCAACGGCAACTATATCAGGAACCACAGCAGTTTGTCAAAACGCACCAAGTCCATTAATAACCTTTACAGGCTCTAATGGAGTAGCACCATATACATTCACTTATTTAGATCCTAGTGGAGTGTCTCAGACAATTTCAACCACATCAGGTAATAGTGTAACTTTACCAGTATCAACATCAACTGGAGGAGTATTTACCTATCAATTAGTAAGTGTTTCAAGTTCTACTACACCAGCTTGTTCACAACCACAACTAGGTTCTGTAACGATTACAGTAAATACTCTACCAACTGCAACTATTTCAGGAACCACATCAGTTTGTTTAAATTCCACATCACCACAGATATCATTTACTGGCGCCAATGGGACTCCTCCCTACACATTTACATATTCTATTAACAATGTTCTGCAGCCAACAGTTCAGACATCGGGTGGAAATAATGTATTATTAATTAATGCGCCAACATCAACAGCAGGTACTTTTATTTACGATTTGAAAAGTGTTCAAGATGCGAGTTCAACAACTTGTTCTCAGGTTCAAACAGGCTCTGCTACAATCACTGTAAATGTTGCACCAACAATCAATACCCCTACAGATTATGTAGTTTGCGATGACAGTTTAAATAATGATGGTATTTATTGTTTTACTTTAACAACAAAAGACATAGAGATAAGTACTAATCCTAATGTTGTTATTACCTATCACGAGACCCCAACCAATGCTCAAACAGGAGCCAATCCACTAACAAGTCCGTATTGTAATATTAATAATGCTGGATTTCAAACAATTTATGTTAGAGCATATAATTTAGGTTCACCGAGTTGTTATTCGACGACCTCTTTTAATCTAATAGTTAATCCTATTCCACTACCTAATCCAAACATCACAGATTATCTACTTTGTGATATCAACAATCCGGGTGATGGAGTAGAGGTTTTTGATTTAGGAACCAAAAGTTTGGAAGTTGCCAATGGACAATTAGGAGTAACAGTAAGTTATTATGAAACCTTAGCCGATGCTCAAGCTCAAACTAATGCTTTGCCTAATTTTTATTCCAACATTAGTAATCCACAAAAGATTTGGATAAACATTAGTGACAATATTACAGGTTGTAATACGACAGGTTTCTTTAACTTGATTGTTAATCCATTACCAGTGGCGGTTTTACCACAGCCTATCTTTCAATGTAGTAATGGAATATCTCCAACAGCAGTATTTAATTTGACTGTAAATGAAGGAACAGTAACAGGTGGCGTTACAGGAGTAACGGTAACCTATTACCATTCACTTGCTGATGCACAAACTCTTACCAATCCTATACCAACCCCACAGACTTATTTAGGATTTGATACAGAGATTGTATACATACGAGTAGAGAATAATGCTACAGGATGTTATGCTACCACGACACAATTATTACGCGTAACTCAAGGGCCAGTGGCCATTACTCCGACACCACTGCAAATATGTGATCCGAATAATGATGGTTTTGGCACCTTCAATTTAACAGATGCTACCAATGAAATAACAGGAACACCTCCGGGTGCGCCTCTACCTCTTGGAGTGTCCGTTACTTATCATGAAACACCTGATGATGCTTTAATAGGAGCTAACCCTTTACCAAGCTCCTACACCAATATTCAACCTAATACTCAAACAATATATGTTCGTGTATTTTATACCCTAACAGGTTGTGCTAATTATGTTCAACTCCAATTAATAGTCAACAAGACCCCAGTTGCGACCCAACCAACACCTTATGCATTGTGTGATTACACCGGAGCCGTTGGCTTTGAGACTTTTGATTTAACCACAAAAATTAATGAGATATTGGGTAGTATTAACCCGGCATTAACAAGCGTAAGTTTCTACACAAGTCAACCGGATGCTGATGCAGGAACCAATGCTATCACTAGTATTTCTAGTTATGTGAATGCTAGTCCAAACACCCAAACGCTTTATGTTCGAGTGGAGACTATCGCTACGGGATGCTATGATGTAGTAACCTTGCAATTAGTAGTGAATCCGATACCGAATTCACTTCAGCCGAACTACCCACAGTATTCTCTTTGTGATGTTGACCAAAGTAATATCGGCTTTGAGACCTTTGATTTAGGCAGTAAGATCAATGATATTTTATTAGGACAAACCGGAATGACGGTTAGGTTTTATATCAGTTTAGGAGATGCTCAGAATGGGACTAATGAAATTACCAACTTACTGTATCAAAACCAGATACAGTATGTTCAAACCTTAGGGATAAGCATTACCAATAATGCCACAGGATGTTCTGTTATCTCTACGATGGATATTAGAGTAGAGCCTTTACCAAGTTTAATTCCACCTACACAGCCTTACACACTTTGCGATGATGATCAAGATGGGTTTACTACTTTTGATTTAACGAGTTTGTTACCAGGATTGTTAAATTCGATTACTACTTATACAGTGAGTTTCCATGAAACGCCACAAGATGCTGCTAGTAATGGTACTACGATTCCTAATCCGGCGCAGTATATTAATATCAATCCGTTTGTTCAGATTATTTATGCCAGAGCGGAAGATAATTTAACCCACTGCGTTAGTGTTATTCCCATAGAGTTGGATGTTAATCCGAGTCCAAAAACGCCAGTATCTTTAGTTGATATTACAGTATGTGATACGGATAACAATCCACAAGATGCAAGTACAAGAGTTGATTTAACCCAATTAACCGCTAGTGTTCTATCACAACAACCTTTGCCAGCTACAGCCTATAGTGTAACGTATTACACCAGCTTAGCTATAGCCCAAGTAGGAACCGCACCGATTATACCAGACACGAACTATGTTGGCAGTAATGGTCAGACGATATGGGTTAGAGTAGAGAACAATGTGACCCATTGTTATAATATAGGCACCTTCTTGTTGCATATTAATACTCCACTGTTGCTTACTACTCCCACTCCGCTTAGTTTGTGTGATGATGATGCTAATCCAAACAATCAATACCATACTTTTGATTTAACGGTAAAAAATGCTCAAATCACCCAAGGATTATTAGGATATACCGTAACGTATTATCCAAGTTTACTAGAAGCACAAACCCATACTAATCCAATTACTACACCAACAGCGTATCAAAATGACCTATTACATCCAGCGGTACAAACCTTGGGAGTAGTGGTTAGTAGTCCAGCACCGGCGAATTGTGAAAGTATCACGACCTTGGATATTAGAGTCTTACCAATTCCAACTCCAAATACCAATCCAGCGGCTTTGGCACCAAAATGTGATGATAATAATCCGGGGGATATGCTAGAGTATTTTGATTTAACGGTTAATGAAAGCTACATTAGAAATAATGACCCGAACTTAAGTTTCCATTACTTCCCAACACAAGCAGATGCAGAAAATAATATTGTAGCCAACGAAATACTAACCCCAACCAACGCTTTAGTGGGGACTAATGTTTGGATACGAGTAGAGAACACCAGAGTGGACTATCAAGGGAATCACTGTTATGTACTGGTTGAACAAGCTTTGAAAGTGAATCCACTGCCAACGGTAGTACAACCATTAGCTCCTTATAGAGTATGTGATAATGATACCGATGGATTAGCCCCATTTGATTTGACTAACCCATTGTTAGCCCCACAGATACTAGGAGCAGCACAAGCTACTACAGACTTTACGATAAGCTACTACTTAACAGCAGCAGGCGCTAATCCACTGACTAATACAGGACAACTACCGCTAGTATCTCCGTATACTAATGTTACTGCCAATTCACAAAACATCTACATTAGAGTAGTAAACAATACCACAGGATGTACTAATACAGGAGTACTTACTTTAGCCGTAGAACAATATGCTACCGCTACAGGGCCACAAACTTTTGCAGAATGTGATAATTATAATGACCCTTATGATGGTATCCACCAAATTGACTTGACTCAATATGCTACGGCGATACTTAATGGACAAAGCCCAACGGTATTCTTAGTAAGTTATTATACGAGTTTGGCAGATGCTACAGCAGGGACAAATGCCTTAACATTAGCCCAAGCTCAAGCCTATCAAACCGATCCAGATACCGATACAATATGGGTTAAGGTAGAGAACAGCAGTAATACCATTACACCGTTATGTTATGCTATTACCACTATTGATATCACCGTGGAGCGTTATCCTAATCCTATTATCGTAACGAATAATGGTGTGAATACAATTTGTGTTGACTTTGATACCAACGCAGTAGTAAGACCATTAACACTAGATAGTGGTATTGCTAATCCCGGGAATTATACTTTTGAATGGTTTGAGGATGCAGCCACTACTCCGATAGCAGGGGCAACAGGACCAACGTATACGGTGAACACTTCATCGGCAACGGGAGCTACTAGAAATTATACGGTGCATGTTACCAGTAACAGTACACTGGCTTGTGATACTACCTCGGCCTCGTTTGCGGTGATACAATCAGGGCAAGCTTCTATTCCAACTGGAACTATTGGGTATACGGTAACTAATGCCTTTACTGAACAACAAATTATTACGGTACTTATTCAAGGATATGGGACGTATGAATACAGTTTGGATGATGGACCAAGACAGGCGAGCACTATTTTTGACAGTGTTTCGTTAGGAACCCATGTAATTCATGTTTGGGACACTGAAGGCGGCATCGCTTATAGTTGTGAGGAGCTTGTTATAGAAGATGTACAAATCATTGATTACCCACATTACTTCACCCCGAATGGCGATGGCATACACGATACTTGGAATATTGTTGGATTAGGAGGACAGCCTGATGCGAGGATTTACATCTTTGACCGTTATGGCAAACTGTTGAAACAAATTAGTTCTACAGGCGATGGTTGGGATGGAACGTTTAACGGACATCTCTTACCTTCAGACGATTACTGGTTTAGTGTAGATTATATAGAAAACGCCACAGCTAAACAATTTAAAGCGCACTTTACGCTTAAACGATAA
- the folE gene encoding GTP cyclohydrolase I FolE has translation MINNDDFQDELGNSHIATSAQNPVREDAFNINDEEKINSIKKDVENILKTLGMDLTDDSLKGTPNRVAKMFVKEIFGGLNPNKKPSSSTFQNNYKYGEMLVEKNITLYSTCEHHLLPIVGRAHVAYISNGTVVGLSKMNRIVDYFAKRPQVQERLTMQIVQELQKVLGTEDVACVIDAKHLCVNSRGIRDIESSTVTSEFGGKFKEDQTRREFLDYIRLETNF, from the coding sequence ATGATAAATAATGATGATTTTCAGGATGAATTAGGAAATAGTCATATTGCGACTAGTGCTCAAAATCCTGTGCGAGAAGACGCTTTCAACATAAATGATGAGGAAAAAATTAACTCCATTAAGAAAGATGTAGAGAACATTCTCAAAACTTTAGGAATGGACTTAACAGACGATAGTTTGAAAGGAACTCCAAATCGTGTAGCAAAGATGTTTGTGAAAGAAATTTTTGGCGGATTAAATCCTAATAAAAAACCAAGTTCTTCTACTTTTCAAAATAATTATAAATACGGTGAGATGTTAGTAGAGAAAAATATTACCCTCTACTCTACTTGTGAACATCACTTATTACCTATTGTTGGTCGTGCTCATGTTGCCTATATTTCAAATGGAACTGTAGTGGGGCTTTCAAAAATGAACCGTATTGTAGATTATTTTGCCAAAAGACCTCAAGTACAAGAGCGTTTGACTATGCAAATTGTACAAGAATTGCAAAAAGTCTTAGGTACTGAAGATGTAGCTTGTGTTATTGATGCCAAACATTTATGTGTCAATTCTAGAGGCATAAGAGACATTGAAAGTAGCACCGTAACTTCTGAATTTGGAGGAAAATTCAAAGAAGACCAAACTCGAAGAGAATTCCTAGACTATATTCGATTAGAAACTAATTTTTAA
- the cysS gene encoding cysteine--tRNA ligase: MQLYKDQSLKIYNSLSGEKELFKPVHAGNIGMYVCGPTVYSNVHLGNVRTFMSFDMIFRYFLHLGYKVRYVRNITDVGHIVDDVDDGEDKIAKKARVEQLEPMEIVQRYTVDFHDVLNQFNFLPPSIEPTATGHIIEQIAIVSQIIEKGFAYEKNGSVYFDVVKFNETNHYGKLSGRNIDEMLANTRDTDGQSDKKNPQDFALWKKAEPEHIMRWPSPWGVGFPGWHLECTAMSTKYLGETFDIHGGGMDLKFPHHECEIAQNEACTGHSPVNYWMHANMLTLNGKKMSKSTGNNILPSEIYHGGSPFLSKAFSANVARFFMMQAHYRSILDFTNDGIVAAEKGFNRLMEGMDIVKNLQPSSSSSIAISAWKQQCYDAMNDDFNTPILIANLFEGIKYVNLINDGKETVTAEDLKTLSETLHTFTFDVIGIRDEKTSADNSEKLSGVVEMLIGMREEARANKNFALSDQIRDQLLALGIQLKDGKEGTTFSI, translated from the coding sequence ATGCAACTTTACAAAGACCAATCACTCAAAATATACAATTCCCTTTCGGGAGAAAAAGAACTTTTTAAACCGGTTCATGCTGGCAACATTGGCATGTATGTTTGTGGCCCAACGGTCTATAGCAATGTGCATTTAGGCAATGTGCGTACTTTTATGTCGTTTGATATGATTTTTCGTTATTTTCTGCATTTGGGATATAAAGTCCGTTATGTTAGAAATATTACTGATGTGGGTCATATTGTAGATGATGTTGATGATGGCGAAGATAAAATTGCTAAAAAAGCCCGTGTGGAGCAATTAGAACCTATGGAAATTGTACAACGTTATACGGTAGATTTTCATGATGTTTTAAATCAGTTTAATTTTTTACCGCCAAGTATTGAGCCTACTGCAACAGGGCACATCATTGAACAAATTGCAATCGTTAGTCAAATTATTGAAAAAGGATTTGCCTACGAAAAGAATGGCTCTGTCTATTTTGATGTAGTGAAATTTAATGAAACCAATCATTACGGAAAATTAAGTGGCAGAAACATTGATGAAATGCTTGCTAATACTCGAGATACAGACGGACAGAGTGATAAGAAAAACCCACAAGATTTTGCGCTTTGGAAAAAAGCCGAACCTGAGCACATTATGCGCTGGCCTTCGCCTTGGGGAGTTGGTTTCCCAGGTTGGCATTTAGAATGTACGGCTATGAGTACTAAATATCTTGGTGAAACCTTTGATATTCACGGAGGCGGAATGGATTTAAAGTTCCCGCATCACGAATGTGAAATTGCTCAAAATGAAGCTTGTACTGGTCATAGTCCTGTAAACTATTGGATGCATGCTAATATGTTGACCTTGAATGGTAAAAAAATGTCAAAGTCTACTGGAAATAATATTTTGCCAAGTGAAATTTACCATGGCGGAAGTCCGTTTTTGAGTAAAGCTTTCTCTGCTAATGTGGCTCGTTTCTTTATGATGCAAGCGCATTACAGAAGCATACTCGATTTTACCAATGACGGAATTGTAGCTGCTGAAAAAGGATTCAACCGTTTGATGGAAGGCATGGATATTGTCAAAAATTTACAACCCAGTTCAAGTTCATCGATAGCTATTTCGGCATGGAAACAGCAATGTTACGATGCTATGAATGATGATTTTAATACGCCTATTTTGATAGCCAACTTGTTTGAAGGCATCAAATATGTTAATTTAATCAATGACGGAAAAGAAACTGTGACGGCTGAAGATTTGAAAACCCTTTCGGAAACATTGCACACTTTTACTTTTGATGTCATTGGAATCAGAGATGAAAAAACTTCGGCGGATAACTCTGAAAAACTTAGCGGTGTTGTTGAAATGCTAATAGGAATGAGAGAAGAAGCGCGAGCCAATAAAAACTTTGCCCTTTCGGATCAAATTCGGGATCAATTGTTAGCCCTAGGAATCCAACTTAAAGACGGAAAAGAAGGAACCACATTTAGTATATAA
- the yidD gene encoding membrane protein insertion efficiency factor YidD — translation MLKKIIIAPFLVLIYFYKIIISPLMPSSCRFQPTCSSYFIEALKVHGLFKGTYLGLNRISRCHPWGKNGYDPVPEKKGGH, via the coding sequence ATGTTGAAGAAAATTATAATTGCTCCATTTTTAGTGCTTATCTATTTTTACAAAATTATAATTTCTCCTTTGATGCCATCTAGTTGTCGGTTTCAACCCACTTGCTCGAGTTATTTTATTGAAGCACTAAAAGTTCATGGGTTATTTAAAGGAACTTATTTAGGGCTAAATAGAATTTCAAGATGCCACCCTTGGGGAAAAAATGGCTATGATCCTGTACCTGAAAAAAAAGGCGGTCATTAA
- the lgt gene encoding prolipoprotein diacylglyceryl transferase, whose protein sequence is MIWNPSEGINIGFFTIRFYSLMFVVAFGLGWYIMKYIFKKENEPLEKLDTLFIWTVIATLLGARLGHVFFYDWEYYRNNLLEILLPFRFSPKFEFTGFQGLASHGAAVAIILTMYFYSKKVIKRPILWVLDRVVIPVACGAIFVRIGNFFNSEIVGKVTDSPLGIRFVRDYYSPKDVVNDTHISNVNEAYHALVTDPKYAALLDKVPAKHPAQLYEAFAYVFVFLILFFLYWRTKTAEKQGLLFGYFLILLWSVRFVVEYVKESQGGIEQYFGLLTTGQWLSIPFILIGIYYLFVAEKPIEDEI, encoded by the coding sequence ATGATTTGGAATCCATCAGAAGGAATTAATATTGGTTTTTTTACTATCCGATTTTATAGTTTAATGTTTGTCGTTGCCTTTGGTCTTGGATGGTACATCATGAAATACATTTTCAAAAAAGAAAATGAACCACTAGAAAAATTAGACACTTTATTTATATGGACCGTAATTGCAACGCTTCTTGGCGCACGTTTAGGTCATGTGTTTTTTTACGATTGGGAATATTACAGAAATAATCTGTTAGAAATTTTACTTCCATTTCGTTTTAGTCCAAAATTTGAATTTACTGGTTTTCAAGGATTAGCTAGTCATGGTGCTGCAGTTGCCATAATTCTTACGATGTATTTCTACAGCAAAAAAGTCATCAAAAGACCTATACTTTGGGTTTTAGACCGAGTGGTAATTCCAGTAGCTTGCGGTGCAATTTTTGTTAGAATTGGAAATTTCTTTAACTCCGAAATTGTGGGTAAAGTAACCGATTCTCCTCTAGGGATTCGATTTGTTAGAGATTATTATTCTCCTAAAGATGTAGTGAATGATACTCATATTTCAAATGTTAATGAGGCCTATCATGCCTTAGTGACCGATCCAAAATATGCTGCTCTTTTAGATAAAGTTCCAGCCAAGCATCCAGCGCAATTGTATGAAGCGTTTGCCTATGTATTTGTATTCTTGATTTTATTTTTCTTGTATTGGAGAACCAAAACTGCTGAAAAACAAGGCTTGTTGTTTGGATACTTCTTAATACTACTTTGGTCAGTTCGATTTGTCGTTGAATATGTAAAAGAAAGTCAAGGGGGTATCGAACAATACTTCGGATTACTAACTACCGGACAATGGCTTAGTATCCCTTTTATACTAATTGGGATTTACTATTTGTTTGTCGCTGAAAAGCCTATTGAAGACGAAATATAA